From the genome of Varibaculum prostatecancerukia, one region includes:
- the murG gene encoding undecaprenyldiphospho-muramoylpentapeptide beta-N-acetylglucosaminyltransferase has translation MQNKKSVLLAGGGTAGHVNPLLAAARCLRDKDWQVTIVGTREGKEAELVPAAGFELNTIPRIPLPRRPSLQFFTIPTRMRATVQKIESLIREKKVSVVVGFGGYVSTPAYFAARRAQVPLVIHEQNARPGLANRLGARWAKVVSLTFPSTKLQAKRGKTVCIGLPLRPEIAALAKKRQELQEQKRERQVALESFDLDPQLPTLLVTGGSLGALSLNQAMQEALEQLPENIQVIHLTGKGKDDTVRRALPESLKARYRILDYLVDMERALAASDLVVCRSGAGTVAEMTALGLPAIYVPLPIGNGEQRLNAVDAVRSGGALLVDNSKFDAAFVTEKVIPLLLAPERRAQMAAALPEEGIDAAGKLAKIAEEVSK, from the coding sequence ATGCAAAATAAGAAATCGGTACTCTTAGCCGGAGGGGGAACCGCCGGTCACGTCAATCCGCTACTCGCAGCCGCACGCTGCCTGCGAGATAAAGACTGGCAGGTAACGATTGTTGGCACCAGAGAAGGTAAAGAAGCCGAGCTAGTGCCAGCAGCCGGCTTTGAGCTGAACACCATCCCACGAATCCCGTTGCCACGTCGTCCCTCCCTGCAGTTTTTTACTATCCCCACTCGGATGCGCGCGACCGTACAAAAAATCGAATCCCTAATCCGGGAGAAAAAGGTGAGCGTAGTGGTTGGGTTTGGAGGCTACGTATCAACCCCCGCCTATTTCGCTGCCCGGCGCGCGCAAGTCCCGCTGGTTATTCACGAACAAAATGCCCGCCCCGGCTTGGCTAACCGTTTGGGGGCGCGCTGGGCAAAAGTTGTTTCTCTAACTTTTCCCTCCACGAAGCTGCAGGCTAAGCGAGGGAAAACAGTTTGTATTGGTTTGCCTCTGCGACCGGAAATAGCGGCGCTGGCCAAGAAACGCCAAGAGCTCCAGGAACAAAAACGTGAGCGTCAGGTGGCGCTAGAATCTTTTGATCTTGATCCTCAGTTACCAACTTTGCTGGTAACTGGGGGATCTTTGGGGGCGCTTTCCCTGAATCAAGCAATGCAGGAGGCGCTGGAACAGCTGCCGGAAAATATCCAGGTAATTCACTTAACCGGTAAAGGTAAAGATGATACGGTGCGGCGCGCCCTGCCCGAATCCCTAAAAGCTCGTTACCGAATCTTGGATTATTTAGTAGATATGGAGCGAGCTCTAGCTGCTAGCGACCTGGTGGTTTGTCGTTCCGGAGCGGGAACGGTTGCGGAGATGACCGCGTTAGGGCTGCCCGCTATTTACGTTCCGCTTCCGATTGGAAACGGTGAGCAACGCCTTAACGCCGTGGATGCGGTGAGAAGCGGGGGAGCGCTGTTGGTAGATAACTCCAAGTTTGACGCCGCTTTCGTAACAGAAAAGGTTATTCCCTTGCTTTTGGCGCCTGAACGCCGTGCCCAAATGGCAGCTGCTCTGCCAGAAGAAGGGATAGATGCCGCTGGAAAACTGGCGAAAATCGCTGAGGAAGTAAGCAAATGA
- the murC gene encoding UDP-N-acetylmuramate--L-alanine ligase, whose amino-acid sequence MSEKRYHFIGVGGAGMSVVAQLFFARGWELTGSDQNDSANLNKLRKMGINCWVGTRPQLITADMIIVYSSAIHPDNPEFAAAKAAGCKFMHRSQALALAAADRKFVAVAGAHGKTTTSGMLAQTFSQLGADPSFAVGGVVRHYQTGAHLGKGDYFIAEADESDASFLNYRPQLAIITNIEPDHLDNYGSPEKFEQAFFDFANCIKPGGTLIVCTDDPGCCHLVERLRTPGAATADKQNSIQILGYGIENPPANLDQFCLVKPQGEDPGSVSADFIVGEENTAVRLPMPGRHNLLNAAAVFLAAQVAGFSATDTAQALGEFSGTSRRFETRGEIEQIRVIDDYAHHPTEVEALMRQAREAAAGGKVLALFQPHLFSRTRNFASRFASALDLADQVIVCDIYGAREDPIPGVTSQIITEKMQRGSYLGNRDEAARVLAKAAQPGDLILTVGAGDVTAAGAVILQALEQRFAQ is encoded by the coding sequence ATGAGCGAAAAAAGATATCATTTTATTGGGGTAGGTGGAGCCGGAATGTCGGTGGTAGCGCAGCTATTTTTCGCGCGCGGCTGGGAACTGACCGGCTCAGATCAAAACGATTCCGCTAATTTAAATAAACTGCGGAAAATGGGGATTAACTGTTGGGTGGGTACCAGACCACAGCTGATTACCGCGGACATGATTATTGTTTATTCCAGCGCGATTCACCCGGACAATCCGGAATTTGCGGCCGCTAAAGCCGCCGGCTGTAAGTTCATGCATCGCTCCCAGGCACTGGCGCTGGCGGCTGCGGACCGCAAGTTTGTGGCGGTCGCGGGTGCCCATGGCAAAACCACCACCTCGGGAATGTTGGCGCAAACTTTTTCGCAACTAGGAGCCGACCCTTCCTTCGCAGTCGGCGGGGTAGTCCGCCACTATCAAACTGGTGCTCATCTGGGTAAAGGTGACTATTTTATTGCCGAAGCCGATGAATCAGATGCCTCTTTCCTTAACTATCGCCCGCAGCTAGCAATAATTACTAATATCGAGCCTGATCATCTGGATAACTATGGTTCCCCCGAAAAATTTGAGCAGGCATTTTTTGACTTTGCAAATTGCATAAAACCTGGTGGAACCCTAATTGTGTGTACCGATGATCCCGGTTGCTGCCACTTAGTGGAGCGGCTACGCACCCCGGGGGCGGCGACAGCAGACAAGCAAAATAGCATCCAGATACTGGGGTATGGAATCGAAAATCCTCCCGCCAATCTTGATCAGTTTTGCTTGGTTAAACCGCAGGGAGAAGACCCCGGTTCCGTGTCTGCAGATTTTATAGTCGGTGAAGAAAATACCGCGGTGCGCCTACCGATGCCGGGACGCCACAACTTATTAAACGCGGCAGCTGTGTTCCTAGCTGCGCAGGTAGCAGGTTTTTCCGCTACCGACACTGCTCAGGCCTTAGGGGAGTTTTCGGGAACCTCTCGTCGCTTTGAGACCAGAGGAGAAATCGAACAAATCCGGGTGATTGATGACTACGCCCACCACCCCACCGAGGTAGAAGCACTCATGCGCCAGGCAAGAGAAGCTGCCGCCGGAGGGAAAGTGTTGGCGCTGTTCCAGCCACATTTATTCTCGCGCACCCGCAACTTTGCTTCCCGTTTTGCCTCCGCCCTCGATTTAGCGGACCAGGTAATAGTTTGTGACATTTACGGGGCGCGCGAAGACCCCATTCCCGGGGTCACCTCCCAAATCATTACCGAAAAAATGCAGCGTGGCTCCTACCTGGGAAATCGAGATGAAGCTGCCCGTGTCCTCGCCAAAGCTGCACAGCCAGGGGATTTAATCCTAACCGTGGGAGCCGGGGACGTAACCGCGGCGGGAGCAGTTATTCTGCAGGCTTTAGAGCAAAGGTTCGCCCAGTGA
- a CDS encoding cell division protein FtsQ/DivIB, which yields MNTRKSSFSRRSKATEVSKDTRAGKNRRKTGHKSEKAVSKPRVRQVTLASKDRAVVSSGLAQRRQEIAQVKRRQQLRRTVIGVLIVVVVAALGYLFWFSPVFAFDPTQTRVMGASAQAPAKAVKEEVSAYAGKPLLRLPTRQVASSLQKENPWIKDIQVKREFPRGLAVYLTLRKPVAKTAQGAVVDQQGKIVPANGFDAANLAEVSTSCPQARTTDCLKSVAQVLVSLPPEIKEKVATAQAARLDNVELQLKSGAKVIWGASSDNQKKAQVLTVLLQREGSVYNVTDYAHPTITG from the coding sequence GTGAACACTCGTAAATCTTCCTTTTCGCGCCGCTCAAAAGCTACCGAAGTGTCGAAAGATACTCGTGCGGGTAAAAACCGCAGGAAGACGGGTCATAAAAGCGAAAAGGCAGTTTCGAAGCCTCGGGTAAGGCAGGTAACTTTAGCCTCCAAGGATCGGGCAGTAGTTTCTAGTGGTCTTGCCCAGCGACGCCAGGAAATAGCCCAGGTTAAACGGCGACAGCAGCTGCGGCGGACCGTTATAGGTGTCCTTATCGTAGTGGTAGTGGCGGCATTGGGATACCTGTTCTGGTTTTCCCCTGTTTTTGCCTTTGACCCTACGCAAACTCGGGTAATGGGAGCTAGCGCGCAAGCGCCTGCTAAAGCGGTTAAAGAAGAAGTATCCGCCTATGCCGGGAAACCTTTGCTACGTTTGCCTACCCGCCAGGTAGCTTCTTCGCTACAAAAAGAAAATCCCTGGATCAAAGATATCCAGGTAAAACGGGAGTTCCCGCGAGGATTAGCCGTTTATCTGACCTTGCGTAAACCGGTAGCCAAAACTGCGCAAGGGGCTGTGGTCGACCAGCAAGGGAAGATCGTACCGGCGAACGGATTTGATGCCGCAAATCTGGCAGAAGTGAGTACTAGCTGTCCGCAGGCGCGGACTACCGATTGCTTAAAGTCGGTTGCCCAGGTGCTGGTGTCCCTACCACCAGAAATTAAAGAAAAGGTGGCTACTGCCCAGGCTGCGCGGTTAGATAACGTAGAGCTGCAGCTTAAATCGGGAGCCAAAGTGATTTGGGGTGCCAGCAGCGATAACCAGAAAAAAGCGCAGGTACTGACGGTACTTTTGCAGCGTGAAGGTAGTGTCTATAACGTCACCGATTACGCTCACCCCACGATTACCGGTTAG
- a CDS encoding leucine--tRNA ligase, translating into MSNSASDIPAYRYTAKMAGEIEEKWQKYWSEQGTFNADNPVGSLAGPLAKKESFFVMDMFPYPSGKGLHVGHPLGYISTDVTGRFQRMQGKNVLYTMGYDAFGLPAEQYAVTTGQHPRKTTRENIATMHRQLARIGLSHDQRRSFATIDQDYYRWTQWIFLQIFNSWYDPEATRPDGGRGAARPINELIEKFASGEKALPEDAKWSELTPKQREDILEDYRLAYLSYAPVNWCPGLGTVLADEEVTSEGRSERGNFPVFRSHLRQWMMRITAYGDRLIQDLATLDWPEKVRTMQENWIGRSHGATVSFQTEGDSLQVYTTRPDTLFGATFMVVAPEHPLLSALGQSELPQGAAQIPAQWPTGTRQAWTGGYENPQQAVRAYQKQAAARSELERGEDAREKTGVFTGLFATNPVNNRPIPIFTADYVMMGYGTGAIMAVPAHDQRDWDFAKKFDLDIIYTITPEPDADEDAAWIGDGVIQNSANDQISLNGLGKAEAIKKITAWLEAAGLGEATTTYRLRDWLFSRQRYWGEPFPVVYDEEGVVHALPESMLPLDLPEVDNFSPRTFAPDDADSSPEAPLGRAEDWIKVELDLGEGKQTYYRDTNVMPNWAGSCCYELRYLDPQEKNFLANPENERYWMGPREGASSGGTDLYVGGVEHAVLHLLYARFWHKVLYDLGHLSSLEPFHKLFNQGYIQAYAYTDKRGAYVPASEVAGDEASGFSYQGEPVKREYGKMGKSLKNIVTPDDICAEYGADTFRVYEMSMGPLDMSRPWETRAVVGSQRFLQRLWRNVVDENTGEVIVSGDAPDLETQRALAKAIAAVTEDYREMRLNLVVSHLIVLNNHLTSLKAVPREVAEALVLMISPLAPHIAEELWNRLGHSSSLAREPFPIVTDESLLVEEKITAVVQINGKVKYRLQVPQSISAEDLEKQALATEVVQRNLDGGEPLKVIVREPKLVNVVIRKKK; encoded by the coding sequence ATGAGCAACAGCGCCAGCGACATACCGGCATATCGGTACACCGCCAAGATGGCAGGAGAAATCGAAGAAAAATGGCAAAAATACTGGTCAGAGCAGGGTACTTTTAATGCCGATAACCCGGTGGGTTCTCTAGCTGGTCCTCTGGCAAAGAAAGAGTCTTTCTTCGTGATGGATATGTTCCCCTATCCATCGGGCAAAGGTCTGCACGTAGGACACCCCCTCGGCTATATTTCCACCGATGTCACTGGGCGTTTCCAGCGGATGCAAGGCAAGAATGTCCTCTACACCATGGGGTACGACGCTTTTGGTTTGCCAGCGGAACAGTACGCGGTAACCACTGGGCAACATCCGCGTAAGACTACCCGGGAAAATATCGCCACTATGCATCGCCAGTTAGCGCGTATTGGTCTTTCTCACGATCAGCGACGTTCGTTCGCCACTATCGATCAGGATTATTACCGCTGGACACAGTGGATTTTCTTGCAGATTTTCAACTCTTGGTATGACCCGGAGGCTACGCGCCCAGACGGAGGACGGGGAGCAGCTCGTCCTATTAACGAGCTAATTGAAAAGTTTGCCAGCGGGGAAAAAGCTCTGCCCGAGGATGCGAAGTGGAGTGAACTAACACCGAAGCAGCGTGAGGACATCCTCGAAGACTATCGCTTAGCCTATTTGTCTTATGCCCCGGTTAACTGGTGTCCAGGATTGGGTACGGTGTTAGCGGATGAGGAAGTAACCTCCGAAGGACGCTCCGAACGGGGAAACTTTCCGGTATTCCGCTCTCACTTGCGTCAATGGATGATGCGGATTACCGCCTATGGTGACCGCCTAATCCAGGATCTAGCCACTTTGGATTGGCCGGAAAAAGTTCGCACTATGCAGGAAAACTGGATTGGACGCTCCCACGGCGCCACGGTCTCTTTCCAAACCGAGGGAGACAGCCTGCAGGTTTACACTACCCGCCCCGATACCCTTTTTGGCGCCACCTTTATGGTGGTGGCGCCGGAACACCCGCTGCTTTCTGCACTGGGACAAAGCGAACTTCCTCAGGGCGCCGCCCAGATTCCTGCGCAGTGGCCGACCGGTACCCGGCAGGCCTGGACCGGGGGTTATGAAAATCCCCAGCAGGCAGTGCGCGCTTACCAAAAGCAAGCGGCAGCCCGCAGCGAGCTTGAACGCGGGGAAGATGCCCGCGAAAAGACCGGGGTATTTACGGGTTTATTTGCTACCAACCCGGTTAATAATCGCCCGATTCCTATTTTCACCGCTGACTACGTGATGATGGGCTACGGTACTGGCGCGATTATGGCGGTTCCCGCCCATGACCAGCGTGACTGGGATTTCGCCAAGAAATTTGATCTGGACATTATCTACACCATTACTCCCGAGCCGGATGCAGATGAAGACGCTGCTTGGATTGGGGACGGGGTTATTCAGAACTCGGCTAATGACCAGATTTCCCTTAACGGGCTAGGTAAAGCCGAGGCTATTAAGAAGATAACTGCCTGGCTAGAAGCTGCGGGACTGGGAGAGGCTACCACTACTTACCGGCTACGCGATTGGTTATTCTCACGCCAGCGCTACTGGGGAGAACCGTTCCCGGTGGTCTATGACGAGGAGGGAGTAGTACACGCCCTCCCCGAATCAATGCTGCCCCTGGATCTGCCGGAAGTAGATAATTTCTCGCCGCGCACTTTTGCCCCCGATGATGCTGACTCTTCACCCGAGGCGCCACTAGGGCGCGCCGAAGATTGGATAAAAGTTGAGCTAGATCTGGGAGAGGGCAAACAAACCTATTACCGGGACACCAATGTGATGCCTAACTGGGCGGGGTCTTGCTGCTATGAGCTGCGCTACCTCGACCCGCAGGAAAAGAATTTCCTGGCTAACCCGGAAAATGAACGCTACTGGATGGGGCCGCGCGAGGGCGCGTCCTCGGGAGGTACCGATCTATATGTAGGTGGGGTAGAACACGCGGTTTTGCACTTGCTCTATGCACGTTTCTGGCACAAAGTTCTCTATGACCTGGGGCATTTATCCAGTCTTGAGCCGTTCCACAAGCTGTTTAACCAAGGCTATATCCAGGCCTACGCCTATACGGATAAGCGGGGAGCCTATGTTCCGGCCTCCGAAGTAGCAGGCGATGAGGCCAGCGGATTTAGCTATCAGGGAGAGCCAGTCAAGCGTGAATACGGCAAGATGGGTAAATCTTTGAAGAATATTGTCACTCCTGACGATATTTGTGCCGAATACGGGGCGGACACTTTCCGGGTTTACGAAATGTCGATGGGACCCCTGGATATGTCGCGGCCTTGGGAAACTCGGGCAGTGGTCGGTTCTCAGCGCTTCTTGCAGCGCCTGTGGCGCAACGTGGTTGATGAAAATACTGGTGAAGTTATTGTTAGCGGGGACGCTCCCGATTTGGAAACTCAACGCGCGCTAGCAAAGGCGATTGCGGCGGTAACCGAGGATTACCGGGAAATGCGCCTGAACCTGGTAGTTTCGCATCTGATTGTGCTGAATAACCATTTGACTTCGCTAAAAGCGGTTCCCCGCGAAGTAGCGGAGGCGCTGGTGCTAATGATTTCGCCGCTCGCTCCTCATATTGCCGAGGAGCTTTGGAACAGACTCGGGCACTCCTCGTCACTTGCGCGCGAACCTTTCCCGATAGTAACCGATGAATCTTTACTGGTAGAAGAGAAAATCACTGCGGTGGTACAGATTAACGGGAAAGTGAAATATCGGCTGCAAGTCCCGCAGTCAATTTCTGCGGAGGATCTGGAAAAGCAAGCATTAGCGACCGAGGTTGTACAACGCAATCTTGACGGCGGCGAGCCTTTGAAAGTGATCGTTCGGGAACCCAAATTGGTGAACGTAGTAATCAGAAAGAAGAAGTAA